From one Musa acuminata AAA Group cultivar baxijiao chromosome BXJ2-6, Cavendish_Baxijiao_AAA, whole genome shotgun sequence genomic stretch:
- the LOC135614887 gene encoding mannose-specific lectin-like yields MAISTPTSALLLLLLPAIFGLLIPSCTADNILYTDETLYTEQSLTYGSYRFTIQSDCNLVLYDSGNAVWSSGTDNRGYNCILKMQADGNLVIYSNGNALWASNTSRDQGNYILVLQRDRNVVIYGPAIWATGTNYGTSGVVISRNATGTPVVVASAAEDVNNRKIAMVTKN; encoded by the coding sequence ATGGCGATTTCCACTCCCAcctccgccctcctcctcctcctcctgccggCCATCTTCGGCCTTCTCATACCGTCTTGCACTGCCGACAACATTCTCTACACCGACGAGACGCTCTACACGGAGCAGTCGCTGACGTACGGGTCCTACAGATTCACTATACAGTCAGACTGCAACCTGGTCCTCTACGACTCCGGTAATGCCGTGTGGTCCTCCGGCACGGACAACCGTGGCTACAACTGCATCCTCAAGATGCAGGCGGACGGCAACCTTGTGATCTACAGCAACGGCAACGCTCTGTGGGCGTCCAACACCTCGAGGGACCAAGGCAACTATATATTGGTCCTGCAAAGGGATCGCAATGTGGTGATCTATGGCCCTGCGATCTGGGCCACCGGCACCAACTACGGCACTTCCGGTGTCGTCATATCCCGGAACGCCACCGGCACTCCGGTGGTCGTCGCTTCCGCCGCTGAGGACGTCAACAACAGGAAGATCGCCATGGTGACTAAGAACTGA
- the LOC135614889 gene encoding wall-associated receptor kinase-like 20, producing the protein MAKKKPSPLHPLSLFFLLLPLLLCLSARAKAKLCPPCGSTSVPFPLSTGAGCGDPSYKIRCDNATRSLFFDALNGSSYPVTSISTSTQRLVIRPAAFVSRSSCVTTDLSSQGIQLNSSLPFNVSSSNTIMLLNCTARLLLSPLNCSSNSLCHVYANGTSDASACRSLPICCTFVAGGSSTSYSIRASGTGCSAIRSFVNLDAVGTPVAQWGERAGVELQWASPREPVCRTQADCEAGSNATCRADPSSSGTIRRCFCIDSLRWDPFAGVCVNNVTISSSKSNHGPLIAGIVSGLGAAAVVTVAGFLLYRRQRRIREARERLAKERQDILNANNSSGRSAKHFTAREIKRATSNFAHDNLLGSGGYGDVFKGILADGTPVAVKCAKLGNVKSTEQVLNEVRVLSQVNHRSLVRLLGCCVDLDQPLMVYEFIPNGTLFDHLHGLRPLLPWRRRLAIAHQTAEGLAYLHSSAMPPIYHRDVKSSNILLDDKLNAKVADFGLSRLAEPGISHVSTCAQGTLGYLDPEYYRNYQLTDKSDVYSYGVVLLELLTSQKAIDFNRGPDDVNLAVHVQRNVEEEKLMDTVDGALKEGATQVELDTMKALGFLAMGCLEEKRQNRPSMKEVAEEIEYIINILDAGGVEKRDSA; encoded by the exons ATGGCCAAGAAGAAGCCCTCCCCGCTTCACCCtctcagcctcttcttcctcctcctccccctgttGCTCTGCCTCTCCGCCAGAGCAAAGGCCAAGCTGTGTCCGCCGTGCGGCTCGACGTCCGTCCCTTTCCCACTGAGCACGGGCGCCGGCTGCGGCGACCCGTCCTACAAGATCCGATGCGACAACGCGACCAGATCCCTCTTCTTCGACGCCCTCAACGGCTCCTCGTACCCCGTCACCTCCATCAGCACCTCCACCCAGCGCCTCGTCATCCGGCCGGCGGCCTTCGTGTCCAGAAGCTCCTGCGTCACCACGGATCTCTCCTCCCAGGGCATCCAACTCAACAGCTCCCTCCCCTTCAACGTCAGCAGCAGCAACACCATCATGCTCCTCAATTGCACCGCCCGCCTCCTCCTCTCCCCGCTCAACTGCTCCTCCAACAGCCTCTGCCACGTCTACGCCAACGGCACCTCCGACGCCAGCGCCTGCCGCTCGCTCCCCATCTGCTGCACCTTCGTCGCCGGCGGCTCCTCCACTTCCTACTCCATCCGCGCCAGTGGCACCGGCTGCAGCGCCATCCGGAGCTTCGTGAACCTGGACGCCGTGGGAACGCCGGTGGCGCAGTGGGGAGAGCGCGCCGGCGTGGAGCTGCAGTGGGCGTCACCTAGGGAGCCCGTATGCCGCACCCAGGCGGACTGCGAGGCCGGGTCCAACGCCACGTGTAGGGCGGATCCCTCTTCCAGCGGCACGATCCGGCGATGCTTCTGCATCGATAGCCTGCGGTGGGACCCCTTCGCCGGCGTCTGCGTCAACA ATGTTACGATCTCGAGCAGCAAATCCAACCATGGGCCTCTGATTGCAG GGATTGTGTCCGGCTTGGGCGCGGCGGCGGTCGTCACCGTGGCAGGCTTCCTGCTTTACCGTCGGCAGCGCCGCATCCGCGAGGCGCGCGAGCGGTTGGCCAAGGAGCGGCAGGACATCCTCAACGCCAATAACTCCAGCGGACGCTCCGCCAAGCACTTCACCGCGAGGGAAATCAAGAGGGCCACCTCCAACTTCGCGCACGACAACCTCCTCGGCTCCGGCGGCTACGGCGATGTCTTCAAGGGCATCCTGGCCGACGGCACCCCCGTGGCCGTTAAGTGCGCCAAGCTCGGAAATGTCAAGTCCACGGAGCAGGTGCTCAACGAGGTCCGCGTGCTTTCCCAGGTTAACCACCGCTCCCTGGTCCGCCTCCTCGGCTGCTGCGTCGACCTCGACCAGCCTCTTATGGTGTACGAGTTCATCCCCAACGGCACCCTCTTCGACCACCTCCACGGCCTCCGTCCGCTCCTCCCCTGGCGGCGCCGACTCGCCATCGCCCACCAGACCGCCGAGGGCCTCGCCTACCTCCACTCCTCCGCGATGCCCCCCATCTACCACCGCGACGTCAAGTCCAGCAACATTCTGCTCGACGACAAACTCAACGCCAAGGTCGCCGACTTCGGTCTCTCCCGCCTGGCGGAGCCGGGCATCAGCCACGTCTCCACCTGCGCCCAGGGCACCCTCGGCTACCTCGACCCGGAGTACTATCGCAACTACCAGCTGACCGACAAGAGCGACGTGTACAGCTACGGGGTGGTGCTGCTGGAGCTGCTCACCTCCCAGAAGGCCATCGACTTCAACCGCGGTCCCGACGACGTGAACCTGGCGGTGCACGTGCAGCGCAACGTGGAGGAGGAGAAGCTGATGGACACCGTCGACGGGGCGCTCAAGGAGGGGGCGACCCAGGTGGAGCTGGACACCATGAAGGCTCTAGGGTTCCTGGCCATGGGATGCCTGGAGGAGAAGAGGCAGAACCGGCCGTCGATGAAGGAGGTGGCGGAGGAGATCGAGTACATCATCAACATTCTCGACGCTGGCGGTGTGGAGAAGCGTGACAGCGCTTAG